TCCAAAAGATCCGGAAAGACAATGGATATGAACTAACGGACAGGATCATGGTTCAGTTGACCGATCATCAGGAATTGAAAGGTTCAATCGCTCAATTTAATACCTATATTTGCGCGGAAATTTTGGCAGATAAACTGGAATTGGTCCCTGAATTGCCTGATGGCACTGAAATTGAGGTGAATGATATTCCATTAAAAGTGTTTGTCACTAAAAAAGCCTAACAGTATGGCAACCAAGAAGAAAGCAGCTAAGCCAGCAAAGAAGGCCGTCGCTCCGAAAAAAGCGGCGCCGGCCAAGAAGCCTGCTGCCAAACCTGCTGCTGTCAAGAAAACAACTAAGCCTGTTCCGAAGAAGGCAGCAAAACCAGCACCGGCAGCGAAGTCTGCGCCGGCTAAAAAAGCTGCGGCACCCGCAGCTAAGAAGCCTGCTGCAAAACCAGTGGCAAAGCCCGCTCCGGCACCAGTGAAAGCTTCCAAACCGGAACCCAAGAAAGTAGTGACTGCCCCTGTGAAGGCTGCAGAAGTGAAGAAAGTTGCAGAGCCCAAACCAGAAGTCAAGAAAACTGAAGTAAAAAAACAGGAGCCCGTTGCTCCCCCTCCAATTCCGAAGAAAACTGTACCCCCAACTCCCCCGAAACCGGTTAAAGTGGTGATTCCGGAACTGAAGACGAAGTCTGTTCGTAAGTATGAACCGGATTTTACCAAATCTGTATTAGATCAACCTGAAAACATACAAACGGGACCTACCATGAGATACAGCGACAGTGAATTACAAGAATTCAAAGACCTGATTCTGAAGAAGCTCGAACAGGCAAAGAAAGAACTTACTTACCTGCAGGGATTAATCACACGCAAGGATGAAATGGGTGGCGATGAGAATGAGAATCGCTATATGACCATGGAGGATGGAAGCGTGAGCATGGAGCGCGAGCAACTGGCACAAATGGCCAGCCGCCAGATCAATTACATTGATCACCT
This portion of the Pseudobacter ginsenosidimutans genome encodes:
- a CDS encoding TraR/DksA family transcriptional regulator → MATKKKAAKPAKKAVAPKKAAPAKKPAAKPAAVKKTTKPVPKKAAKPAPAAKSAPAKKAAAPAAKKPAAKPVAKPAPAPVKASKPEPKKVVTAPVKAAEVKKVAEPKPEVKKTEVKKQEPVAPPPIPKKTVPPTPPKPVKVVIPELKTKSVRKYEPDFTKSVLDQPENIQTGPTMRYSDSELQEFKDLILKKLEQAKKELTYLQGLITRKDEMGGDENENRYMTMEDGSVSMEREQLAQMASRQINYIDHLEKALMRIENKTYGICRVTGKLIDKARLRAVPHATLSIEAKQMMNK